In a genomic window of Cytobacillus sp. FSL H8-0458:
- a CDS encoding TerC family protein yields MELSLILEYGWVLLLLVALEGLLAADNALVLAIMVKHLPEEQRKKALFYGLAGAFIFRFGSLFAISYLVDVWQVQAIGALYLLFIAANHILRKFLVKKGEEEAGDTKPKKQSGFWLTVFKVELADIAFAVDSILAAVALAVALPDSGLGHVGGLDGGKFFVIFAGGMIGLIIMRFAANLFVDLLHRRPGLEIAAFGIVGWVGVKLAVYTMSHPALAILPEGFAKSTEWKVTFYAVLIGIAVAGWFLSKEKQEVPAEEKAS; encoded by the coding sequence ATGGAATTATCACTAATACTTGAGTATGGATGGGTGTTGCTGCTGCTTGTGGCGCTGGAGGGTTTATTGGCTGCTGATAACGCGCTGGTGCTGGCGATTATGGTTAAGCACCTTCCGGAGGAGCAGAGGAAAAAAGCTTTATTCTACGGTTTGGCAGGAGCCTTTATATTCCGCTTTGGATCCTTATTTGCGATTTCTTATTTAGTTGACGTATGGCAGGTTCAAGCGATTGGAGCACTATATCTTCTGTTCATTGCGGCCAATCATATATTAAGAAAGTTTCTTGTGAAAAAAGGCGAGGAAGAAGCAGGGGACACTAAACCAAAAAAGCAATCTGGCTTTTGGCTGACGGTTTTTAAAGTAGAGCTTGCTGATATTGCTTTCGCTGTAGACTCTATTCTGGCAGCAGTCGCATTGGCTGTAGCTCTTCCGGATTCAGGGCTTGGCCATGTAGGCGGTCTTGACGGCGGAAAGTTCTTTGTCATCTTTGCCGGCGGTATGATCGGCTTGATTATTATGCGTTTTGCTGCAAACCTCTTTGTGGATCTGCTTCACAGAAGACCGGGGCTTGAGATTGCAGCTTTTGGAATTGTCGGCTGGGTTGGTGTTAAACTGGCTGTCTATACAATGTCCCATCCGGCACTCGCGATCCTGCCTGAAGGGTTTGCCAAGTCGACTGAATGGAAGGTTACTTTCTATGCAGTCTTAATCGGTATCGCAGTAGCTGGATGGTTCCTTTCCAAGGAAAAACAGGAAGTGCCAGCAGAGGAAAAAGCAAGCTGA
- a CDS encoding FbpB family small basic protein has product MKKAKISFAELIKKNKEELLRDQELLAKIEKRLDEKYTKVK; this is encoded by the coding sequence ATGAAAAAAGCTAAGATATCATTTGCTGAATTAATTAAGAAAAACAAAGAAGAGCTACTGAGAGATCAGGAATTGCTGGCGAAAATTGAAAAGCGTTTAGACGAAAAATACACAAAGGTGAAATAA